From the Vibrio natriegens NBRC 15636 = ATCC 14048 = DSM 759 genome, the window ATATTTCAGAACAAACCAATGAAGCCTTGCACCTGGGTGCTCTGGATGACAATGCCATCATTTACATCCACAAAATCGATTCTGGCTACAACCTACGCATGCAATCGCGCATTGGTCGCCGTAACCCTCTTTACAGTACTGCTATTGGTAAAGTTCTACTTTCTGAGCGCGATGAAAGCTTCGTCCGTGAGGTGTTAAGCGGTGTAGAATTTATTAAGCACACTGAAAAAACGCTAGAAAACACGGAACAAGTGCTAGAAGAATTGGCAAAAGTGCGCGCTCAACACTTTGCAGAAGATAACGAAGAGCAAGAACCTGGCCTTCGCTGTATCGCAGCGCCGGTTTATAACCGCTTTGGTCAAATCATTGCTGCTCTGTCTATCTCATTCCCTGTTATTCGCTTTGAAGAAGAACGAATGGAAGAGTATGTTGGCTTATTGCATCAAGCAGGCAAAAATATTTCCGAGCACTTGGGATATCATAACTACCCCGCATAGTCTGGAAAGCAGCTAGACGGCTGCTTTATTGCCTACTTTATAAATCTTTATTGCCTACTTTATAAATGTTGAGAGGGCGATTAAATTTCGCAATTTACCTTATGTAACGCTTCGGCAGCTGATGCGCTGATCACGCCAACTCTTTCGCTAAAAAGTCGATGAGTAATCTAACTTTAGGCGATAGTTTATGACTTGGTGGATACAGCGCCCAAATACCTTCACGATCGTCCCGGTAATCACTGAGCACTTCGACGAGTTCACCGCAATCTAACGCCTCTTGAACGTAATAATCCGGTAACTGCACTAAACCAAGCCCACGCTTTGCCGCATCCACTAAAGCGAAACCACTGTTGCATTTGATCCGTCCAGAGACGCGCAACGACTTCTCTCGGTTCTGCTCTTTGAAATGCCAGTAATCGACAGAACCCACCAAACACTGATGACGCCCTAACTCTGATAGTGTATGGGGTTCGCCAAATCGTTCCAGATAATTAGGGCTCGCACAGACATACATTTGGCGTGAAGAAAGGCGCTTAGCAATCATACTTGAGTCTTGTAATCGCCCCAGGCGTATGGCCACATCCACCCCTTTCTCTATCAAGTCGAGTCGCTGGTTGGTCAGAATCAAGTCGAGATTCACCTGAGGATGCCTCTCTAAGAACTGATGCAATAATGGCGCAAGGTTCATTTCTCCATAGGTAACCGGAGCCGTCACCCGCAGTATGCCTTTTGGCTCTGCCTGCATTTGAGTCACGGCAAGCTCGGCTAACTCTAGTCCTTCTAACAGGTGCTTACACTGCTGATAATACAGCTGACCTGCCTCAGAAAGAGAAACTTTACGCGTGGTACGATGCAGCAATTTCACCGCTAAACGTTGCTCTAGCGCGGAAACTCGACGACTGATCTGTGCAACCGATGTTTTAAGTTTATTTGCAGCGCCAGTGAAACTGTTTGTCTCTGCAACGGCTACAAACTCAGTAACACCTTCCCAATTCGCCATTTCTCTGTTCCCGTCAAATCATTTAACGACAACATTGTCACACAAACTCTGACCGGGAGAAACTTCCCTTTATCTATACCCCTCAATACAAAAAGTTAATTAAATGTAAACGATTTAACATTGAGCAAACATGAGCTGTGTTTTTATAGCGTCTGAATCCACAAGTAGGACAGAAGAATGACCAAGCACAATACCCCATTAGCTGGTTTTACTCATATGGAACATGGCACAGCACAAGACTGGAAGATCATCGCGGAACAATTTGTTGATTATGCGGGAGAATTACCAGACAGAATCATCAAACACCTTTTATTGCTTGATGGTGATTTTGGTGGCTTTCAGGTTGATCGGCTCACACACAGCCTCCAATGTGCAACACTCGCCTATCGAGATGGTAAGGATGACGAGTACGTAGTGTGTGCGCTACTGCATGATATTGGCGATACGTTGGGTTCGTACAACCACCCAGATATCGCCGCCACAATCCTCGAGCCTTTCGTCAGTGAAGAGAATCACTGGATGATCAAACATCATGGTATTTTCCAGGGATATTACTTCTTCCATCACTTGAATATGGACAGAGAGATGCACAAAGCGTACATCGATCATCCTTGTTACCAACGCACCCTGGAGTTTGTGCGTAAATATGACGCGCCAGCCTTTGATCCTGAATTAGACACCCTACCGCTAGAATTCTTTGAGCCGATGATCCGCAAGGTATTTGAGCGTCCCGTTCGTTCGATTTACAAACAAGCTCAAGACAAAATAGCAGCAGAATAGGGAGAGGCGATCATGAATTCATCAATGAGAAATCAAGTTAGCGAACAAGAATGGCAGTTACGTGTGGAATTAGCCGCATGCTACAGACTGGTCGCAGAATTCGGCTGGGACGACTTAATCTTTACCCATATAAGTGTACGAATTCCAGGCCCTGAGCATCATTTTCTGATCAATCCTTACGGGATGATGTTTGATGAAATTACCGCCTCTGACCTTATCAAAATCGATCAGGATGGTAATAAGCTGCAAGACACACCTCACTCCGTCAATCACGCTGGATTTATCATCCACAGCTGTATCCATGAGGCGCGTCATGATGTGGGTTGTATTATTCATACACATACGCGAGCTGGTGTCGCGGTCAGCGCGCAGAAAAATGGCATCTTGCCAATCAGTCAACAGTCAACTTATGTGCTGTCGTCATTGGCTTATCACGACTATGAAGGCGTCGCAGTAAGAGAAGATGAACAACCTCGTTTGCAGCAAGATCTGGGAGAGGCAACTTTCCTTGTGCTGCGCAATCATGGGCTATTAACGGTAGGCAAAACCGTAGCGGATGCATTTTTGTCTATGTATGCCTTGGAAACCACCTGCCAAATCCAATTAGCCGCACAATCGGGAGGCAGTGAGCTCATTCACATTGAATCCAAGATTGTCAGCTCGATAACTGAAGCGGTGAAAACACAAGGCGTGAATGGTTCCATCGTATGGCCAGCGTTACTGCGCAAACTGGACCGAATCGACCCACGCTACAAAGACTGATCAATAAAGAAAAAGGCGCTGAATCATAAACATGATAAGCGCTTTTTTTGTTTGCCCCAAAGCACACCTGTCGTCATCAAAAATCCTTTTGTCTTCTATCCGGTTTAACACTCTTATTATTACTTATATGTAAAAATCATTTTCATAAACGACGGATTATCATTTTTAATGAAATAGATAAAATGAGCATAAATAAAACTACAGGCGAAAAGCGAAAGCTCAGCTACGCTTAACTACTACGCCTACCTATTGATTAGATAAGGGAAATCCAATGGCACTTGAAATCAAACCAGGTCAAACATCGATCAAATCTAAAGCGGCTGTCGCATGGGCGGCAGGCGAGCCATTAAAAATGGAAGAAGTGGATGTACAACTGCCTAAAAAAGGTGAAGTTTTAGTCCGTATCGTGGCAACTGGCGTTTGTCATACGGACGCATTCACGCTATCTGGTGACGATCCAGAAGGCATCTTCCCTGCGATTCTTGGTCACGAAGGTGGCGGTATCGTTGAAATGGTAGGCGAAGGCGTGACTAGTGTTGAAGTTGGTGATCACGTTATTCCTCTTTACACAGCAGAATGTGGCGAGTGTAAGTTCTGTAAGTCAGGCAAAACGAACCTTTGTCAGGCTGTACGTGAGACGCAAGGTAAAGGCCTAATGCCAGATGGCACAAGCCGCTTCTCAATCAATGGCGAAACAATTTTCCATTACATGGGCTGTTCGACGTTTTCTGAGTACACTGTACTACCAGAAATTTCACTAGCGAAAGTAAACAAAGAAGCACCTCTGGAAGAAGTATGTCTACTTGGCTGTGGTGTGACTACCGGTATGGGCGCAGTACTGAATACAGCAAAAGTTCAGGAAGGCGACACAGTAGCCATCTTTGGCCTAGGCGGCATCGGTCTGTCTGCAATCATTGGTGCACGTATGGCTGGCGCTAGCCGCATCATCGGTATCGATATCAATGAGAGTAAATTCGATCTTGCGAAACAGCTTGGCGCAACCGATGTGATTAACCCTCAGAAATTCGACAAGCCAATTCAGGAAGTCATTGTTGAAATGACAGATGGCGGCGTTGATTTCTCGTTTGAATGTATCGGTAACGTCAACGTGATGCGTCAGGCTCTTGAATGCTGTCACAAAGGCTGGGGTGAGTCAGTCATCATCGGTGTAGCTGGTGCAGGTCAAGAGATCTCTACCCGCCCATTCCAACTGGTAACTGGCCGCGTATGGCGAGGCAGTGCGTTCGGTGGCGTAAAAGGCCGATCTGAGCTTCCAGAAATTGTAGAAAAATACATGGCAGGTGAATTCGGTCTACAAGAATTCATTACTCACACTATGGGACTTGAAGACGTCAACGAGGCGTTCGACCTGATGCATGAAGGTAAGAGTATCCGTAGCGTGATTCACATGGACAAATAATGTCTCTGCAGGCTCTCCCTAGGGAGAGCCTTATTGTATTAACGGTGTCCTGCCGTTGAATCTAATTTCTGCTTCTTAAGAGTTTATTCATGATGATAGAAAACGTAAGTCAGGCCAAAGTTTTTGGTGGCTGGCACAAACAATACACTCACGAATCTAGTTCACTGAATTGCCAAATGCGATTCGCTATTTTCCTGCCGCCAAACGCGACAAAGTCCCACCCAGTACCAGTGCTTTACTGGCTATCGGGTCTCACTTGTAGCGATGAAAACTTCATGCAGAAAGCTGGCGCATTTCGTATGGCTGCCGAACTTGGCATCGCCATTGTTGCCCCAGACACCAGCCCTCGTGGCGAAGGTGTGGCAGATGATGAAAATTACGACCTCGGTCAGGGTGCTGGTTTTTATCTTAATGCAACTCAGGCACCTTGGTCACAGCACTACTTCATGTATGACTACATCACGAAAGAACTACCAGCAATCATCGAAAACAATTTCCCGGTTTCTGATGTGAAGTCTATTTCTGGCCACAGCATGGGCGGGCATGGTGCACTGACTATCGGCTTAAAAAATGCCGATCAGTATCGCTCAATTTCAGCATTTAGCCCTATCAGTAACCCTATTCAGTGTCCTTGGGGCCAAAAAGCGTTTACCGCTTATTTAGGTACCGATATCGAAAACTGGAAACAATATGATGCGAGTGAGTTGCTGAAACAAGGTCCATCACCATTGGCTATTCTGGTTGATCAGGGCGACGCAGACGGGTTCCTGAGTGAACAACTTAAACCTGAACTTCTCGTTGCGGCGGCGAATAAGCATGGTTCAGAACTAACGCTTCGAATGCAGCCAGGTTATGATCACAGTTATTACTTCATCTCGAGCTTTATTGATGACCATTTGAACTTTCATGCCAAGTATTTGTTCGAGTAAGTTGTTAATAAGTAACATAATAATAAGCCACCCCAAAAAGGTGGCTTTATTCTTTTTTGAATATCTATTCGTTATTCAGAAATATTATTAATTTTAAAATTGAATTGAAAATGTTAATTTTCTTCTAATATTTATTAATTGATAATTATATCGATTTTTATTGAATAGTACTTAAAATACGCTAAGAGTCCTAATATTCCTCTAATCCCTGCATTTCATCGTTCATTTATTTAAGAAGTCACGTAATAGCCTTGACGTAAAGTAAGCGTAAGGTTACTTTTCAAACAAGATATATTTTTGCAACCTTATCCATTTATTCAAATCATCGAAACCTTAAATAAATCACGGCTAGCGTCGCTTTCTCTAGCTCAGTAAAAGCATAAAACTCCAAAATGAATAGAATGAAAAAGATACTCGTATTAGGCTTGCTGTGTTTTGCCCCTTTTATTTCTGCACATACCGTTTCATTTAGTAACGGTCCGCAAAAGTCCAGTGTGGCATTGGAATTAGAAGACATTCAATCGTTGCCAGAAACCACTTACACCACCGAGTTACCTTGGAGTAAAGGGGAGTCTGAGTTTACTGGAGTAAAGCTGAGTGACTTACTCACTTACGTATATGGTGATATTCCAGCGCAAATCGATATCAGTGGTTTAAACAATTACCACGCGACCGTAACGCGACCAGATATCGTTAGATATGAGCCGATTTTGGCCTATCAAAAAGATAAACATTACATAAAAATCAGGGACAAAGGCCCATATTGGGTTGTATATCCGCTGAACCTTTACCCAGAGCTAAATCGATCCGCATATCATGCCCAAATGGTCTGGCAGGTGAATGAAATTAAATTGATAAAGAAATAATGAAATTATCAGATACCTATCCACTCAAGCCCCAAAAGTGGCGATACACAACACTCAGCAAACTGCTGCTGTTCGTCTTTGCTACCTCTTTATTACTCGCGAATGTCGTGCTACTTCAACAAACGCGTGCATTAGCGCAAAACTTTACTAACGAGCAAAAACAAGCCACGTGGTTTTTGTTTCAGCTGTCTAAAGAGCTGTCGGAACTAGTTGGAGAAGCTCGTCGGCTTGATGAAGACATACAGGACATAAATGGCGCAGAGCTACAGTATGAGCTCGCCTGGAGCCGCTTTGACTTACTCATCAACAGCGATGATGCGTACACTTTCTTTTCTCGCAACAATATTCAGCAGTATTTTTTAGAACTCTTCGAACAATTCAAGGACCTTGAGCCTTTTCTTGTCGAGGCGAGCAACGGAGATCGTCAGGCGGCAGCCCAGTTTTATCGCTCAACCCAGACGCTGTACTTAGACTTAGTGGATTTTGTGAATCAAAACTTCCGACTCACCAGCAAAGTATATGAAGCACAAAAAGGTGAAACACAGCGACTGGTACAAGCGCAATATATGTTGTTTGCGACTTTTGTGTTGTCGACACTTTCTCTTATTTATTTCTTTTACCGCGAATCAAGTTTCCACCGAAAACTAGCACTCAGCGATCCGCTGACAAGACTTGGCAACAGAAGCGCGCTGTTTGTGACGCTTAGAAAAAACATGCAACAAAAAAACACGTTTTATCTCTGTATCCTGGACTTAAACGGGTTTAAAAAAATTAATGATACTCACGGACACCAAGCTGGCGACAAAGTTTTACGAGCTATCGCTAACCGGCTAAAGTCGATGGAGATCAATAATTTTACCACTTACCGAATGGGTGGTGATGAGTTTGCCATCGTCGTTCAGGACAAAGCCATCAGCGAAGAAGAAATACAGCGTCATATTAATGCCGTGTTTGATGACCCGGTACTAAAAACAGAAAACGATCATCAACTTTCGACCAGTATTGGTATCGCGCGGTATCCGATGGATAGCGATAATATCGACTTCCTTATCAATATCGCAGATAAACGCATGTACAAGATGAAATTCCAAAGATAGAACAGAGTGACATCTCAAACATACAAAAGCCCCGCTCTTCAACAAGCGGGGCTTTTCATTACAACTGAGGGTGAGTCTGCGCGACTAGTTGTTCAGAAATTTTTCTTTCAGCACAGTGAGGACACCAGATTCCTGATTGCTTGGCGCAGAAAAACGGGCGATTTTCTTAATCTCTTCATGAGCATTGGCCACCGCATAAGAGTGCTCGCTCACTTGCAGCATTTCCAAATCATTTAGGTAATCACCAAATGTCATCGTCTCTGCAGGTGTGAAATTCATGGTTTGTTGAAGATACTGAATTGCCGCCCCTTTAGAAGCTTTTGCGTTCATCACATCTAGCCAGATTTTGGCACTAACAACGACTTTATGTGAGTCACCAAACTGGCCGTTCATCGTCGGGAAGACTAACTCTTCTGAACCGTCAAAATGGCAGATCGCAACTTTAATGAACTCATCGTCAACCTGAAGCAAATCGTCGACGTTTTCACAGCGATGGTAGTACTTTTGAAACTCTTCCAACGTTTTTTGATCCTGAATTTCGATATAAGCCGAACGCTTACCACACAGAACAATGTGTGCCCCATCTATGCCGCGCGCCGCTTTGATTATCTCTGCTACTTCAGGTTTCGGAATGGTACAGCTATAGAGTTCTTTATCTTTGTGTATCACCAAAGTGCCATTTTCTGCCACGTACAGAATGCGATCCTGAATCGGAGCGAAAGTGTCACGCAAGCTATAATATTGACGACCAGAGGCAGCCGAAAACAAAATACCTTGTTCCTCTAATCGTAAAAAGACATCGAAGAATTCTGGGTCTAAACGACCGTACTGATCGAGTAGCGTGCCATCCATATCGGAGGCGATAAATTTAATGCTAGCTTGTGACATGAACTAAAACTCTAATTAGGGAAGGAAAACAGCGATAGCGTTTAAGGTACAGGATCGTGAGTGAATCTCAAGTATAGTTGTTAATATAGTAATCCTGATTCAAACAGGTACAATCCTCGCTCAAATTTTTACTCGCGCGGATACACATCATGCACTCGCCTGGACATTGCTTTACTCGTTTTACTGCTGATATTTCTGGTTATGAGTTACCAGAGCAGTTTACGTTTCCGTTCTATTACACACCGCATCCTCTATGCGTATTAGCCGCTGAACAACTGCAACTGCACTTAATCACGCAAAATGACTTTGAGCATGACTTTGGGTTAGAGGATAAGCAAGCGGGACGAGGGAAAATGTTCGGCGTGCTTTTGGTACAAAATCAACAAGGTGAGCTAGGGTATCTCAGTGCTTTCTCCGGCAAGATCGCCGATCAAAACTTGTTGCCTGGGTTTGTACCACCAGTGTATGACATGCTGACAGATGAAGGTTTTTTCCGCGCTGAAACCGACGCCATCAATGCAATCAATGCCGAATACAAGCAGTGTGCAGATAACCCCGAATTAATTGAGCTCAAAGCAGAGATTCAAGCCGATCGCGCTTCATACCAGCAAGAAGAACAGGCGCAACGCCAAATCATGATAGACGGCCGCGCGAATCGAAAACTGCAGCGTAAACAGGGTGAGCAAACACTAGGTCCCGATGAACTAAAGACGTTGTTAGACGACTTGGGTAAGCAAAGTGTGGCCGAGAAAAATGCGCTCAAATACCTCAAGATGGCGTGGGATGAAAAACTGGCAGTGAAAGAGCAGCGTTTAGCCACTTTAAAACATGAACTTTCAGAACTTAAAGAGCGCCGAAAAACACTGTCTAACGCGTTACAGCATAAACTGCACAGACAGTACCGGTTTCTTAACGACTTAGGCGAAGAACGCGATTTAGTGGATATTTTTGCCAATACCACGAATCCGGTGCCACCAGCAGGCGCAGGTGAATGTGCTGCCCCGAAACTGCTTCAGTACGCGTTTAAACATGGCTTTAAACCGCTGGCGCTTGCCGAGTTCTGGTGGGGGGAATCACCAAAGTCAGAAGTGCGCCAGCACAAGAAGTTTTACCCATCGTGCAACAGTAAGTGCCAACCGATACTAGGCCACATGCTGCAAGGTATGAACGTCGAACCCAACCCGCTGGCAGAAAACTGGGCAGAAGACAAAGAACTGGAAATTCTCTATCAGGACGAAGCCATGGTTGTAGTAAACAAGCCATCAGGTTTGCTGTCTGTTCCGGGCAAAACCATCAAAGACTCGGCGTACACAAGGCTACAGGCAATGTTCCCTGACGTTGAAGGGCCTTTTGTCATCCATCGCTTAGATATGGCGACATCAGGCATTTTGGTGTTTGCACTGACCAAACGCGCGAATAAAAGCTTACAGAAGCAGTTCATGGCTCGTGGCGTACAAAAACGCTACATGGCTCTGCTGGAAGGTGAACTTAGTGATGCCGAGGGTGATATCTCATTACCTATGCGTGGTGACCCAGAAGATCGCCCGCGCCAATTGGTTTGCTTTGAGCATGGTAAACCAGCGGAGACGCACTGGCAGTTGATTGAAGTTAAAAATGGCCGTAGCAAGGTGTATATGTACCCTAAAACTGGCCGTACCCACCAACTGCGTGTCCATAGCGCTCATCACATGGGGTTAAATATGCCAATGGTCGGCGATGGCCTGTATGGCGAAAAGGCGAATCGCTTACACCTGCATGCAGAAATGCTGGAACTGGATCATCCATACAGCAAAGAGCGCATGAGCTTCCATGCCGATTGTGAGTTTTGAACTTACCAAGCTATTGATTGATAATATGATTCATTTTTGCAACAAGTTCATTATAGTGATGAGAAATTACTCTAGTAGTGAATAACAGCTACTACCTTTTTATATACCAAAAAATAATTTTTTTGAGTTTTTTATCAGCGCCCTAAATAAATAAAAATTAACAATAAATCAACTTAAAATTACATTTTGTTACAATTTTTAATATTAAGCAACATTGAGCTCAAAAAATATGCAGCTAGGATCGAAGGTAATATCCCGTTGCCAGCTTGAAAGTGCTGTCTATTTCATTGGTAGGTTGGTAGTTCGCTAATCAACAAAAAATATGAATTAACACAAACACGTTGTGTTAATTCATATAAACCTATCGGAGAAGCAGCATGAACAGCAGCTCCCGCACCATTCTTATAGCAATCATTTTCTTGTGTTTCGTAGCCTCGGGTTGTAAGGACTCATCTTCATCAGCAGATGAAGCCTCCTCAGTAGAACCACAAACTCTTCTGAGTGCTGAAGCACTAAGCAATCATTACGTCGCACTTGCGTTTGAAGGGCCCCCTTCTGCCAATCTTGAGGATCCGAGCAATTACGAGATCGTCGATGAGTTTGGTACAACACTGCAAGTTACCGACGGTTTTATTGACGAAAGTGGTTCACAGATAATTTTAACGACCACAGCTCAGCAAGAGAATAACTATACGCTAACTCTGAAATCCGAGGATTCTAAGTTAGCTTCTCAATCTGTTTCGGCGTTTTTTGTTTCATACGCCAATGCTGCGGCTAACAACTCTGTCCAGTTCAAGGGTTCTCTTCGCCCAGAGCCTGCACTATTAACAGCTATCTCACTCTCAAACACACAAGTGCTTCTGACCTTTAGTGATGATATGTCTACTTCAGTAGAAACTATTGAATTTTACCGAATTGTCGCAGCCGATGACAGCACACCAGAAGTCGATGTCGGAGGGCTAACTGTGTTACAAGCCACTTTAGGCTCTGACACTTCAACGGTTATTCTCACAACAAGCTCTCAGGACAATATTCAATATCGGGTCAAAGTAACTAATGTTTGGTCCTCACCAGAAAAAAAGAGAATAGATCCGAACTACACAATTCAGAATTTCTTTGGCATTGACCCGATTGATACAACTCCTCCAGTAGTAAAAGGAGTTGAAACGACCGGGCCTACGACAATTGTACTCACCTTCAATGAAGCGGTTTCTGACAACGCTGGAGACCCAAGCAATTACACCGTTTACTACTGCCAAGTTGCGGAAAGCCCATGCCAGGAGCAAAATCGCGTTCAGCTCGCCATTACTGATGCCGTATTGAATCAGTACAACACGCAGGTGCTTTTGACGACGTTACCGCAAGAAGTGGGAGTTGAATATTTCGTTGTCGTAGAAGGTGTACAAGATCCTAAAGGCAATGTCGTTGATACAACTAACACCGCTAATACCGTAACAACAATCTACGCGGGTGAATCGGATCCAGCGACAGTATTGGAGTTACCTCGTTTAATCGGTGCTAATTCAACCAGCAATACAACTGTGGTTGTAAGCTTTAGCAAACCCATGTCATCAAGTGTCGAAGACCCTGGTAACTATTTTATCGTACAAGAAAATGTCAATAGTGAAGCAGGTACACTAAGCATTGTCAGCGCTAAATATCTGTCCAACGATCGAAATTCAGTTTTACTTCAAACGCGTTCTCAAAATGAACTGACGTATCGTATTACCGCAGTAAACGTAAAAGATACCTATGGTCAGGAGCTGGATAACTCATTTACTGCCGGAGGTTTTCTAAGTGCCAACACAGCGTTATTCGCAGGTACGCCCACAGACAATCAGTCTTTGTTAGATTCAGATAGTGATGGGCTTACTGATAACGACGAGCTCTCCGGTTATGAAGTGGAATATATTACGTTAACTGGAGATAAAGTACGCAAACAGGTGACAAGTAGCCCTGATCTGTTCGATACCGACGGTGATGGAATTAGCGACTTTGAAGAAAGGAGCTATGGTTCAGACCCTCGAAATAGAGACACCGATTACGATGACCTAAGTGACTATCAAGAACTCAACGAAATTTACACTGACCCATTTAATCAAGATTCAGATGGTGACGGATTAACGGATGGAGTGGAATTCAACAGCTTCAGCACTTCTCCATTATTCGCTGATACTGATGGCGATCAGTTGGATGATTTCTATGAAATCACAGTAAATAGAAACCCTCGCATTTCCGACCTCCCACAACTGGATATCGAAGTCGGTAATATAAACCTTCAGCTTGATTATCGTTTCGATGTAACCAAAGAAGGTAGTACCACTAGGGGCGAAACAGAGTCCGTCAGCACGACTCTAACCCAAACACGATCAAGTGAATACAGTAAGTCTGACAGTAGCTCACATAGCTTCGATGTTAAGCTGGGCTTCCAACAAGAGCTAGGATTTAAAGCGACATCCCTTGTACCTGAATGGAAGCTCAGTCTAAGCCAAGAATTAAGTACAAACAACAGTTGGACTTCTAGCGTTTCTCGAACCTCAAGTGAGGCATCAACGCGCGAATATGCCAAGTCATTGGAAACTAACCAAGAAGTTGTACGCGGAGAGACAGTGACACGCGTCGTAGAAAGTGCAAGCATATCCGTACCGATTTATATCAAATCAACGAATGATATTGCCTTTACAGTGACCAACATCATTGTTACGGCATTAGTACCGAACGAGGGGGATCCAGCAGTACTGATTCCAATTGCAACCCTAGTCCCAGCCGCCGATGCCTCACTTTCTTTCTCTTTAGGCCCACTGATTCCTGCAAGAGGCCCTATAGAATTTAAAGAAGAC encodes:
- a CDS encoding RluA family pseudouridine synthase — translated: MHSPGHCFTRFTADISGYELPEQFTFPFYYTPHPLCVLAAEQLQLHLITQNDFEHDFGLEDKQAGRGKMFGVLLVQNQQGELGYLSAFSGKIADQNLLPGFVPPVYDMLTDEGFFRAETDAINAINAEYKQCADNPELIELKAEIQADRASYQQEEQAQRQIMIDGRANRKLQRKQGEQTLGPDELKTLLDDLGKQSVAEKNALKYLKMAWDEKLAVKEQRLATLKHELSELKERRKTLSNALQHKLHRQYRFLNDLGEERDLVDIFANTTNPVPPAGAGECAAPKLLQYAFKHGFKPLALAEFWWGESPKSEVRQHKKFYPSCNSKCQPILGHMLQGMNVEPNPLAENWAEDKELEILYQDEAMVVVNKPSGLLSVPGKTIKDSAYTRLQAMFPDVEGPFVIHRLDMATSGILVFALTKRANKSLQKQFMARGVQKRYMALLEGELSDAEGDISLPMRGDPEDRPRQLVCFEHGKPAETHWQLIEVKNGRSKVYMYPKTGRTHQLRVHSAHHMGLNMPMVGDGLYGEKANRLHLHAEMLELDHPYSKERMSFHADCEF